The following are encoded together in the Gordonia insulae genome:
- a CDS encoding iron-containing alcohol dehydrogenase, translating to MRTEVSDAVTRGGVRIAKFHTPEIIIGRGSLAEVPRAASGLGVRRLMIVSDLKVMGTPWYPELADRLRSSGLQVYSFTGVSPNPRAPEISAALEHYEAARCEGIVALGGGSVIDAAKGVAILAANGGHILEYEGIDRARRPLPPLVAAPTTAGSGSDVSQFCIINDVDRRTKVTIIGRGLVPDVSVIDPRLLATMPPEVVAQSGMDAITHCIEAFASVAHSRLTDTVALSAIATAWLCIERLVDDPTNPDAGLDMAYAALEAGMAFTNAILGATHAMSHPVGGLCDAPHGAINAVLLPHVIRFNAELDPQPYVDLAAAVGVPEAGSPYATADRFAASVAALAERVGLPGSLAPLGVREEHFEILTANAMADACMTTNPRQPVAADVARIYREAL from the coding sequence TTGCGTACCGAGGTGAGCGACGCGGTGACCCGCGGCGGGGTGCGTATCGCCAAGTTCCACACCCCGGAGATCATCATCGGTCGCGGATCCCTGGCCGAGGTGCCGCGCGCCGCATCGGGTCTCGGTGTCCGGCGTCTGATGATCGTGTCGGATCTCAAGGTCATGGGCACGCCGTGGTACCCCGAGCTCGCCGATCGTCTGAGATCTTCTGGACTGCAGGTCTATTCGTTCACGGGTGTATCGCCGAACCCGCGTGCGCCGGAGATCTCGGCGGCGCTCGAGCACTACGAGGCGGCTCGCTGTGAGGGCATCGTGGCCCTCGGCGGCGGGTCCGTGATCGACGCCGCGAAAGGGGTGGCGATACTGGCCGCCAACGGCGGCCACATCCTGGAGTACGAGGGCATCGATCGCGCTCGTCGACCGCTGCCGCCGCTGGTGGCCGCGCCGACCACGGCCGGCAGCGGCTCCGACGTGTCCCAGTTCTGCATCATCAACGACGTGGACCGGCGGACCAAGGTCACCATCATCGGACGTGGTCTGGTGCCAGACGTGTCGGTGATCGATCCGCGGTTGCTGGCCACGATGCCGCCGGAGGTGGTGGCGCAATCCGGGATGGATGCCATCACGCATTGCATCGAGGCCTTCGCGTCGGTCGCGCACAGCCGCCTGACCGACACCGTGGCGCTGTCCGCCATCGCCACCGCGTGGCTCTGCATCGAGCGCCTCGTGGACGATCCGACGAACCCGGACGCCGGCCTGGACATGGCATACGCGGCGCTCGAGGCCGGGATGGCGTTCACCAACGCCATCCTCGGTGCCACGCACGCGATGAGTCACCCCGTCGGGGGGCTCTGCGACGCGCCGCACGGTGCGATCAATGCCGTCCTGCTCCCACACGTGATCCGGTTCAACGCCGAGCTCGACCCGCAGCCCTATGTCGATCTGGCCGCCGCGGTGGGCGTCCCGGAGGCCGGATCGCCCTACGCAACCGCCGACCGGTTCGCGGCGAGTGTGGCAGCTCTCGCCGAGCGGGTCGGACTGCCGGGATCGCTTGCGCCGCTGGGGGTCCGAGAAGAGCACTTCGAGATACTCACCGCGAACGCGATGGCCGACGCGTGTATGACCACCAATCCCCGACAGCCGGTCGCCGCCGACGTCGCGCGGATCTATCGCGAGGCACTCTAG
- a CDS encoding VWA domain-containing protein: MEGAVHRFVRLLRLHGIRIGVSEAMDAMQAAGTAEILGDRELLRSALEVCLVKDRRDEATFNEVFDKFFGLRAVVDSSGAHGHSHTHDDLSDSGELEEYTLSDEVGQTPQQGHSHGPPSNIRQYFDPEDLADQYNLHQEANKLDMASLTDEIVLSADEVPNSEAAARVQLTVSRLHNPGRPGELVTGNSSQLDAELSVAQEMALLDWLDADDEGTGGQPDPEELAALRDALAGLLDGLPERLRDHLEQLMATDHELESREIKASVRDVIHENERASLEDSIRRLIRSLHGAPRARRKLAARGTVDAARTMRANLRYDGVPFRPITVAKVTDRPSLLLLTDVSLSVRTASRFTLQLVHGLQSMVAHVRSFAFVSDLVEITDLFAEHPPEEALSLVVSGLPAGGVLDTDADSDYGSALATFLEEFGGAINRRTTVIVLGDGRNNGRDPNLAAFEEITRRARETIWITPEPTYSWGLGSCDLPGYAALCDRVHVVHDLSALEQVSVDAYGA; encoded by the coding sequence ATGGAAGGGGCTGTGCACCGGTTCGTCCGGTTGCTGCGACTGCACGGAATCCGCATCGGGGTGTCCGAGGCGATGGACGCGATGCAGGCCGCGGGGACCGCCGAGATCCTCGGCGACCGTGAGCTGCTGCGGTCCGCGCTCGAGGTCTGTCTGGTCAAGGACCGACGGGACGAGGCGACGTTCAACGAGGTCTTCGACAAGTTCTTCGGACTACGGGCCGTTGTGGATTCATCCGGTGCACACGGACATTCACACACCCACGACGACCTCAGCGACTCCGGTGAACTCGAGGAGTACACCCTGTCCGACGAGGTGGGCCAGACTCCGCAGCAGGGTCACAGTCATGGTCCGCCGTCGAACATCCGGCAGTACTTCGATCCGGAGGATCTCGCCGACCAGTACAACCTCCACCAGGAGGCCAACAAACTCGACATGGCGTCGCTGACCGACGAGATCGTGCTGTCCGCCGACGAGGTGCCGAACTCCGAGGCGGCCGCCCGGGTCCAGCTGACCGTGTCCAGGCTGCACAACCCGGGGCGGCCGGGCGAGCTGGTGACCGGGAACTCGTCTCAGCTCGACGCGGAACTGTCGGTGGCACAGGAGATGGCGCTGCTCGACTGGCTCGACGCCGACGACGAGGGCACCGGCGGGCAACCCGATCCCGAGGAACTCGCCGCCCTGCGCGATGCGCTGGCCGGACTGCTGGACGGCCTGCCGGAGAGGTTGCGCGATCATCTCGAGCAGCTGATGGCCACCGACCACGAACTCGAGAGCCGCGAGATCAAGGCGTCGGTGCGCGACGTCATCCACGAGAACGAGCGGGCCAGTCTCGAGGACTCGATCCGCCGGCTGATCCGCAGCCTGCACGGCGCCCCACGTGCGCGACGGAAGCTGGCCGCGCGCGGGACCGTCGACGCGGCGCGGACGATGCGCGCGAATCTGCGCTACGACGGTGTGCCGTTCCGACCCATCACGGTCGCCAAGGTGACCGATCGGCCGAGTCTCCTGCTGTTGACCGATGTCTCGCTCTCGGTGCGGACGGCCTCCCGATTCACCCTGCAGCTGGTGCACGGACTGCAGAGCATGGTCGCGCACGTGCGGTCCTTCGCCTTCGTCTCCGATCTGGTGGAGATCACCGATCTCTTCGCCGAGCACCCGCCCGAGGAGGCGCTGTCGCTGGTGGTTTCCGGGCTGCCCGCGGGTGGGGTTCTCGACACCGACGCGGACTCCGACTACGGCTCGGCGCTGGCCACGTTCCTGGAGGAGTTCGGCGGCGCGATCAACCGGCGGACCACGGTGATCGTGCTGGGGGATGGTCGCAACAACGGGCGTGATCCCAATCTGGCGGCATTCGAGGAGATCACGCGTCGGGCCCGCGAGACGATCTGGATCACCCCCGAGCCGACGTACTCGTGGGGACTCGGATCGTGCGATCTGCCCGGTTACGCGGCCCTGTGCGACCGGGTTCATGTGGTCCACGACCTCTCCGCGCTGGAGCAGGTCTCGGTGGACGCATACGGCGCGTGA
- a CDS encoding AAA family ATPase — protein sequence MSVHLADDTSTLDPTVADDAIEFTDVADVVERFADAGYLADQRLATTVFLQSRLGKPILLEGPAGVGKTQLAKTLAEVTGRELLRLQCYEGQDETTALYEWDYGKQLLYTQVLREKIGQVVADTSTIAEAVERIGAEESVFFSERFLAPRPLLEAVRSDHPVVLLVDEVDRADEALEAVLLELLAEYQVSVPEIGTFVATHQPMIVLTSNNTRDLSAALKRRCLHLSLDYPEAERELEIIKSKNTGLSETLAAKLVEIVRGLRDLDLRKAPSISEAIDWARTLAVLGADELNAEILSDTANVVVKYDRDLTRAIDAIPRLVDPNAEVPAHLHGHGHGHSHGHSRDHHDHDHGDHDHDHGDNSGQAKRAAKDAPGRHADDYYGSPGSHNDAGTRGGVSPGQGSRSFKARGTARKRPF from the coding sequence ATGTCCGTCCACCTCGCCGATGACACCTCAACTCTCGATCCGACCGTTGCCGACGACGCGATCGAGTTCACCGACGTGGCGGACGTTGTCGAGCGCTTCGCCGACGCCGGCTACCTTGCCGATCAGCGACTCGCCACCACGGTGTTCCTGCAGAGCCGGCTGGGCAAGCCGATCCTGCTGGAGGGCCCGGCCGGCGTGGGCAAGACCCAGTTGGCCAAGACGCTCGCCGAGGTGACCGGGCGTGAACTGCTCCGGTTGCAGTGCTACGAAGGCCAGGACGAGACGACCGCCCTGTACGAGTGGGACTACGGCAAGCAACTGCTCTACACGCAGGTGCTGCGCGAGAAGATCGGTCAGGTCGTCGCCGACACGTCCACCATCGCCGAGGCGGTGGAGCGGATCGGGGCGGAGGAGAGCGTCTTCTTCTCCGAGCGTTTCCTGGCGCCACGACCGTTGCTCGAGGCGGTGCGTTCGGATCATCCGGTGGTGTTGCTCGTCGACGAGGTGGACCGTGCCGACGAGGCATTGGAGGCGGTGCTGTTGGAGCTGCTCGCCGAGTACCAGGTCTCGGTGCCGGAGATCGGCACCTTCGTGGCGACCCACCAGCCGATGATCGTGTTGACCTCCAACAACACTCGTGATCTCTCCGCAGCCCTGAAGCGGCGGTGCCTGCACCTGTCCCTGGACTACCCGGAGGCCGAGCGCGAACTCGAGATCATCAAGTCGAAGAACACGGGACTGTCCGAGACGCTCGCGGCCAAGCTCGTCGAGATCGTCCGCGGACTCCGCGACCTGGATCTTCGCAAGGCCCCCAGCATCTCCGAGGCGATCGACTGGGCGCGCACGCTCGCCGTCCTCGGCGCCGACGAGCTCAACGCCGAGATCCTCTCCGACACGGCCAATGTGGTCGTCAAGTACGACCGCGACCTGACCCGTGCCATCGATGCGATACCGCGGCTGGTCGACCCGAATGCCGAGGTGCCCGCTCACCTCCACGGCCACGGCCACGGTCATTCGCACGGCCACTCACGTGATCACCACGATCACGATCATGGCGACCACGACCACGACCACGGGGACAACTCCGGTCAGGCCAAGCGCGCCGCCAAGGATGCACCGGGCCGGCACGCCGACGACTACTACGGGTCGCCCGGCAGTCACAACGACGCGGGTACCCGCGGTGGGGTGAGTCCCGGCCAGGGGAGTCGCTCGTTCAAGGCCCGCGGCACCGCGCGCAAGCGCCCGTTCTAG
- the mdo gene encoding NDMA-dependent methanol dehydrogenase (This methanol dehydrogenase is considered a nicotinoprotein, since its NADP cofactor remains is not dissociable, but instead remains permanently bound. A member of this family has been shown to act as a formaldehyde dismutase, able to convert two molecules of formaldehyde (plus one water molecule) into one of methanol and one of formate, with no net change in its redox state. More recently, it was shown in Mycobacterium smegmatis that this enzyme is critical to ethanol utilization, for which the biosynthesis of the cofactor-like electron carrier mycofactocin is also required.), which yields MQVDELLKPFPIKEFHPFPRAMMGPGAHEMIGPEALKLGFKRTLVMTTGLRGSDTVHKIVESCKYHGLEVVLFDQVESNPKDYNVMDAVSLYNTEQCDSFISIGGGSAHDACKGARISVAHDGRNINEFEGFNKSENPKNPPHIAVSTTAGTGSETSWAYVITDTTTDPDKPHKYVAFDDASVTTLAIDDPVLYYDCPVAFTAQCGFDVLAHASEPYVSRLNFPPSMGNALHAVRLTARHLREATWNPTELAGREGMMYAQYIAAQAFNSGGLGIIHSISHAVSAFYDTHHGLNNAIALPRVWAFNMPVLYDRFADLAEAMGVDTHGMTKVQAADQALNAAIRLLRDVGIPEKFTDVTQDSHIKNRLGTGPTKFYENRKEISGAPESIDAITNHVLGDACTPGNPKECTFETVRPVVDHCFNGDLDDLIS from the coding sequence ATGCAGGTTGACGAACTACTGAAACCGTTTCCCATCAAGGAGTTTCACCCGTTCCCGCGGGCCATGATGGGTCCCGGTGCACACGAGATGATCGGCCCCGAGGCCCTCAAGCTCGGTTTCAAGCGGACCCTGGTGATGACCACCGGCCTGCGCGGCAGCGACACCGTGCACAAGATCGTCGAGTCGTGCAAGTACCACGGTCTCGAGGTCGTCCTGTTCGACCAGGTCGAGTCGAATCCCAAGGACTACAACGTGATGGACGCCGTCTCGCTGTACAACACCGAGCAGTGCGACTCCTTCATCTCCATCGGAGGTGGGTCCGCCCACGACGCCTGCAAGGGCGCCCGGATCTCGGTGGCCCACGACGGTCGCAACATCAACGAGTTCGAGGGTTTCAACAAGAGCGAGAACCCGAAGAATCCCCCGCACATCGCCGTATCCACCACGGCCGGTACGGGTTCGGAGACCTCCTGGGCCTACGTGATCACCGACACCACGACCGATCCGGACAAGCCGCACAAGTACGTGGCGTTCGACGACGCCTCGGTGACGACACTGGCGATCGACGATCCGGTTCTCTACTACGATTGCCCGGTCGCGTTCACCGCACAGTGCGGCTTCGACGTGCTGGCACACGCGAGTGAACCCTACGTGTCGCGACTGAACTTCCCGCCGTCGATGGGCAATGCGCTGCACGCCGTCCGGCTGACCGCGCGTCATCTGCGTGAGGCGACCTGGAATCCGACCGAACTCGCCGGCCGCGAGGGCATGATGTACGCGCAATACATTGCGGCGCAGGCATTCAACTCGGGCGGCCTGGGCATCATCCACTCGATCAGCCACGCGGTCTCGGCGTTCTACGACACCCACCACGGCCTCAACAACGCGATCGCGTTGCCACGGGTGTGGGCGTTCAACATGCCGGTCCTGTACGACCGTTTCGCCGATCTCGCCGAGGCGATGGGCGTCGACACGCACGGCATGACCAAGGTGCAGGCGGCCGACCAGGCGCTCAACGCCGCGATCCGATTGCTGCGCGACGTCGGCATCCCCGAGAAGTTCACCGATGTCACACAGGATTCGCACATCAAGAACCGTCTCGGCACCGGTCCGACGAAGTTCTACGAGAACCGCAAGGAGATCTCCGGAGCCCCCGAATCCATCGATGCGATCACCAATCACGTTCTCGGTGACGCATGCACGCCGGGCAACCCGAAGGAATGCACCTTCGAGACCGTCCGGCCCGTCGTCGATCACTGTTTCAACGGTGATCTCGACGACCTGATCTCGTAG